The following DNA comes from Spirulina major PCC 6313.
AGGAGGGTGGTGAGGGCGGTGGCTAGAGCGGCGCGATCGCCGTTCGGAACTGTCACACCTCCAGGGCCGATCGCATCCTTTAATCCGCCATCTTCTGACCCCACCACGACGCAGCCACAGGCGAGGCCTTCGAGGGCAACGATGCCGAAGGGTTCGGGCCAGCGGGAGGGAACGACAAGGATGCGATGGCGATTGAGGTGGGCGGCGACGGCGGCGGGGGGAAGGGGGCCGGTGAAGGTGAGGCGATCGCTTAATCCTAATCGCTCGCCTTGGGCTGCGAGGGCGGCGCGATCGGGGCCGGAGCCGACGAGGGTTAACTGAGGGAAAAGTCCCGCTGGGGCTAAATCTGCGAGGGCATCGAGGAGGAGGTCTACGCCTTTGTCGGAGACGAACCGCCCGACAAAAATCAGGTCGCGATCGCGCCTCGCGGTGGGATCAATTTGAAAAATATCGTCGGCGTAGGGGTTGCCGATCACGATGGCGGGGCTGGGAAGATGGGCGGCGATCGCCTGACTAGCGGCAATGTTCACCGCAGCAAAGCGGGTGGCGAAGCGTTTCAGGTGGTCTTGCCAGGCGGTGCGGCCATTGGGGCGACGATACCAGGTTTGATGACTAATCGCCCAGGGTTTGCCCAGGAGCAGGATCGGCCCCAGCCCTTTTAAACTGACACAAATATGGACGACCCAATCCGCTTCCCCCACCAGTCGCCAGAGTTGGATCGCGCTTGGTTGGCGGACGACGGTGAAGGGGTACGATCGCGCCGCCGGATCGGGGGTGTGGCAAAGGACGGTGACGCTGTCCCCTAGGGCCGTCCATTCTGTTGCCAACATCTCGGCAACGGCTTCAACCCCTCCAACGCTGGGGCTAAATTGGGGTGAATAGATCAGAATCTTCAATCCTGGTGCTGGCCTCGGAGCGGTGGGTTTGGATCAGGCTAAGGATGCCCAGTTGCGGAACTATCTTCCTAGTGTATCTTGGATGCGATCGCCCCTTCCTGCCCACCGCCGCACTGCCTGCGCACCCACGCAAACCCCACACGATCTGAAAAAACGAGGAGCGATCGCCCCTCGTTTTTGAATCAATATTTAAGATTAAGGAGAGTTCAGATTGATCCCGACAACGGCTCGATCCTTAGCGTTTGATGGACTTCGCCATTTGGCGGAACATATCCATGGTGCTGTCTGAAGCCTTCCGGCGCGGGGTTTCTGACGGTGCAGAACTTGAGGGAGAGACTTCCGGAGTGAATGCCGTGGGCTGGGATTGATCGGCATCTCGCTTTTCCATGGAGTTGATCTCTGTACTGATTTCAAACCCGCCGCCGTTGCCTTTGCTTTTGGGGAATTTGTGGGTGACTTTGTTGGGAGTTCGCATATATTCGATGTCGCCGAAGGTTTTCGCGTCATCGGGATCGAGGAAAAAAGCGCCTTTTTTTGCCATGGTTCCAAGGGTGAGAGATATATTGCAATTGATTACGAGTTATTAATAATTCTAATGTATTTTGTGAAAAAATGTAACGAAAGATGTTGTGATCTCAAAAACATCGGGCTTGCTGTGGTCTAAAAAGCCCGGTACAAGCACCATACAGAGGGTCAAGAGGCTAAATCTTCGGTGCGATCGCGATCAATCCATTCTGAGAGGTCGCGAGCGATCGCATAACGTAGCTCAATCGGCGCTAAGAATACC
Coding sequences within:
- a CDS encoding glycosyltransferase family 4 protein: MKILIYSPQFSPSVGGVEAVAEMLATEWTALGDSVTVLCHTPDPAARSYPFTVVRQPSAIQLWRLVGEADWVVHICVSLKGLGPILLLGKPWAISHQTWYRRPNGRTAWQDHLKRFATRFAAVNIAASQAIAAHLPSPAIVIGNPYADDIFQIDPTARRDRDLIFVGRFVSDKGVDLLLDALADLAPAGLFPQLTLVGSGPDRAALAAQGERLGLSDRLTFTGPLPPAAVAAHLNRHRILVVPSRWPEPFGIVALEGLACGCVVVGSEDGGLKDAIGPGGVTVPNGDRAALATALTTLLTHPDPWTHYHPHIPPHLHAHQRHTVARRYLKALQSIKS